The Candidatus Methylomirabilis sp. nucleotide sequence AGCCTGCGTGAGAATGGCGCGGAAAGGCTCGCAGGAGATGCGAGGGGATTCTCAGGGGAACAGGGGAAAGTTGTCAAGGCATTTTTGGGCAGACACTGCGCCTCCGGTAACGGCCGAACGGAGCTCACTCTGCCTGCCTCACGGGCTCCAGCGGGCGGCGGTGGCGGCAGTGGCCAGAGGGCGGGCGGTGCCCCCATCGGCGGGGACCACCCACACCCTCCCGCGCTCCGGCGCCCCGGCGGGGGCGCGGCGGAAGGCGATCCACGTGTCATCCGGGGCCCAGCGCGGCCCCTCGTCGCTCTCGCCTGCCGGTGGATGGGTCAGACGCCGCCGGATCCCGGTCGCCAGGTCCACCACATCGAGGGCGTACCGGCGCTCGCCAGGGGGGCCGATGGGCTCGCCCGTCGCGTACACGACGCGATCGGTCCGGTGGGCGAAGCGGGCCGAGTGGCTGTCGCGGTCGGGTGGGGAGAGCGAGCGGAGGCGACCGGTCCGCTCGTACGCGACGACCAGGCGTTTCAGCGCCGGGTCGGCCGGGTCGACGTCCATGAAGGCGACGAAGTCGCCGCGCGGCGACACGTTGCCGACCGCGAGGAACGCGCCGAAGGCGCCGCGCCGCGACCCGTCGAACCCGAAGACCACGTAGTCCCAGTTCTGGTCCCGAACGATGAGGCCGCGGCCGTCCGGTGTGAAGGCGAACGCCTCGCGCCGGTAGACGATTTCGACGAGCGATTTCTTGAGCGCCTCCACCACGAGGGGGGAGCCGCCGGGGATCGGTCGGGGCGGCGGCCCGAATGGCTCGACCGTCGGGATCGCCTCCGTGAGATGGACAAGGTAGGGGAGGACCACGCCGTCACGGCGCGGGGCGAGGAAGCCCAGCACCGCGCCGCCCGGCGCCCAGGTCAGGTCGTGTATCTCGACGGCACGCGTGGCGGCCCCGTACACCCCGGACTCTAACCCCCCGGCCTTCGGGAGGGCGATCCGCCGGATGCCCCCCGGCCCGGCCGGCTTGATGACGAGCACCCCTTCGGCCGGCAGGACGTACGCCAGGTCCCCCGCGGCGCTGGCGGCGAACTCCCCGATGCCGGGACCGGCGAGTGGCTCGGTCGCGCCGTCGAGCGTCGCCCGGAGGAGGCGGCCGTCGGCTGTCCGCACCACGAGCGCTTGGCCGCGGGTCCGGAACCGGAGGGTGATCGGCCGCGGGAGCGACCGCCCGGCGCGGTCCCGCACACCGATGCCCAGCGTCACCGTGTACTCGGTGTCGGCCGTCAAGCCGGTCCGGGGCGTGAACGCGGCGCGCCGGCCAGCCGCGCTGACGAAACCCTCCGTTTGCGGCTCGACCGAGAGCGCCGCGCGGACGGACGCCTCGTCGACCGGGCGGCTGAAGACGACCATGATCTGGGTCGTGATCGACACCCCGGCGGTGCCGTCGGTCGGGCGGGCGTCGACGATGGCGAGCGGCCTCGGCTCCCCGAAGACGATGACCAGGCCGATCACCGCCGCCAGGGCGAGGACGACGAGCGCGGCGAGGGCCTCGAAGCGGTGGGTCGGGCTCACGGACGCTCGGTCCGGTGTCAGTAGAGGTAGGGCTGCTCGGGACGCTCGGTCGGCGTGACGGTGGCCGGGGCGATCACCGCCTTCCGCTCCTCCCGGACCTCGGCGACCTCCCACGTCCCCTCGACGGAGACCCAGCTCCCCGCTTCCGGCACCTTGCCCTCGGGCGCGCGGACGGGGAGGCCGATCGGCGTCGCGTCGATGGCGCAGCACTGGACGACGAAGCGCGCCACGAGGAACCAGTCGCCCGGCAACCGGTCATTCCGATAGACGAAGCCGATCACCCGCACCGGCTTCCCCGCGTGCCGGCCCGGCTCGGGATCGGCCTGCATCGCCTTCACCCAGTCCTTGATGGTGTACGTCTCCGGCCGCTGCTCGACGCGGAACTCGGGGGGGTCGTCGAGCCGCCCGAGCGGCAAGGCATCGACGCCGCGCTGGGCCGCGGTCGCGAGGCCGAGCGGCTTCGGCGGCAGGAGGAACCCGAGGGCGAGGGGGAGGACGAGGACGGCGATCGCCAGGGGCGGCGGGCTGCCGTGCCCGCCGGGCTCACCCCCCTGCCGCCCGGCCGCGGCGAGGGCGAGGAGGAGGACGCCGGTCGCCACGGCCGGGAGGAGGTAGATCGGGTGGATGTAGAAGTAGAGGGTGCCGGTCCAGAAGGCGTAGAGGAGGTACGCTCCGTAGCCGAGGGCAATGAGCGGCGCCGCGCGGTTCATGTGACCCAGTAGTTCAGGCCGAGGCCGATCAGGAAGACCGCCTCGGCAACCACGACGGTAACGAGCGCCACCGCCTTCCAGTTGAAGGCGGTGAGCATGAGCAGCACCGCCTTGATGTCGATCATCGGGCCGAAGACGAGGAAGGCGACGAGGGAGCCGTCCGTGAAGGTGCCAGCGTAGGCGAGTGCCACGAACGCATCCACCGTCGAGCAGACCGACAGGAGGGCGGCGAGCCCCATCATCGCCACGACCGAAAGGACAGGCCCCTGCCCGACCTGGAGGAGGAGGCCGCGCGGCACGAACATCTGGGTCAGTGCCGCGAGCCCCGCCCCCACGACCAGGACCGCGCCCATCTCGGCGAACTCGCCGAGGACGCCCCGCGCGAAACGCCCCGCCCGCCCGACCCAGGACGTGGGAACTGGCCCCTCCACCTGGTGGCCCGCGCCGGGGGCCGGGCGCCGCAGGAGGTCAGCCGGGCGGGGATGGAGGCTCAGGAGGAGCCCGACCCCGAGCGCGACAGCGAAGGTGAGGCCGAGCCGGTAGACGACGATGACGGGTTGCTGGCGGAAGGCCGCAAAGGTCGAAAGGGCCACGACCGGGTTCAACGCGGGCGCGGCAAGGAGAAAAACCATCGCGCCCGCGGCGGGGACTCCGCGCGCGGCCAGCCGCCGCGCGACCGGCACGTTGCCACACTCGCACACCGGGAAGAGCGCGCCTAGCCCGGCGAGGGCGGCAAGGGACGCGAACCGGCCGCGCGGCAGCCACTTGAGCACCCGGTCGCCCTTGAGGGCAAGGGCGAGTCCCTGCGAGACCAGCACCCCGAGGAGCAGAAACGGGATCGCCTCGATGAGGACCCCCAGGAAGATCGTGACCCCCTCCTGTCCCCGGCCGACCCAATCCACCCGCGACTCCTTGGGGATCCCGGACAGCCTGCGTGCGGTAGTGCTACCGGGCTACCACAGGGCGACCGGGTTGCCTGGCGAGCCGGTCCCGCCGACGATCTTCAGCGGGGCCCAGACGAACAGGAACTCGTAGGCCTTCTCCTTCAGCAGCGGGGTGAAGTCGAGGTTTTCGATGTTCCAGATCCCGCGCCGCGTCTGCATCTCGGTGTGGCAGGGCACCGCGAAGTCCTCCTCCTCCCCCACCGGCTGGGCGTCGTTGGCCGAGGTGTCGCCGCCGGTCAGGATGATCTTCCGATCCGCCATGTACTGGCAGGCGCTGATGCCGAATCCCGGCTCGCCCGAGGTGAACTCGGCGCGGCGCTTCGCCTTCTCCTCGGCGGAGAGCGACTTCCACTCCGCATTTGCCCAGAGGTCGCCGTGGCCGGTGTAGAGGAAGACGCAGTCCCCCTCGCCGATCTCCGAGAGGCCCTGGCGCTTGACCATCGCCTGGACGTCGGCGGCGGTGATGATCCCCGGGCTCTTGGTGTCCTTCGGGATCGGCAGCCGTCTCATGCCCCGGTACGCCGGCGCGTCGAGGAGCAGGCCGCGGCAGATGAACCCCTTCTCGGCCACGTGCTCGACGCCGAGGTCGCCGAGCCCGACGACCCGGCCGCCCGCGCCGCGCTGGTAGGTGTCCTTGACGAACCGGCCGTTGTAGAAGACGTCGCCCTTCGAAGTGCGAACGCCGATGTGGCCCGGGCCGTCGAACTGGGTGCCGATCTGGCCGAGCTCGGTGGCGACGAACTCATCGTGGTAGACCAGCGCGTTCTTGCCGAACGGGCCCCCGGTGGGCGTGCCGGGGATGCTCATGGTCCACGAGCGGGCGCCGAAGACCGGGATGTCGGACATGTACAGCTTGCCGAGCGCCGCGGTCTTCCCCTGCTTGACCAGCCTCACAGCCTTCAGCACGAGGGCAGGCGTGGTCCGGTTGACGGCGCCGGCCTTGTCGCCGGGCCCGAACTCGGTGGGCGCCCACCTTTCCTGGAACGGCTTGTCGCTGACCGGTTCCTGCTGGGACTTCGCGGCCGTCGCGCCGAGCATACAGATCGCTCCCACCAGCGTGAGCGCGGAGATCCTCGACACGGCTCTCATCTGGCCCTCCACAGGGGAAAGCAGATCCACGCCAACGCCTACTCCCCGACCCCCTTCTGTCCGCGGGCCTTGATGCCAATGCCCCGGGTATTCGCGCCGCTGCCGTCAATGATCTTGACCGGGAGCGAGATGTAGAAGGCCCCACGCGCCGGGAGCTTGCCGAGGTTCGTCAGCAGCTCGTCCCACGACATGCCGTACTTCAAGCCGGCCACATGGGTGCTCTGGCCTCCCTCGACGAAGCCCATGCTGGGGCCGTCGGTTCCGACGTGCATGATGCCCTTCGAGTGGAGGTACTCCATCGCCTCCGGGCTGGGGGCCGGCCAGCCGGGCTTGTTCTGGAGGATCAGGGGCTCGAAGGCCAGCCGGTTCCCCTCGGGGAAGGGCTTGTAGTAGCGGTCCGAGTAGCTGGAGTAGAAGAGGACGATGTCCCCCTTCTTGAGCGAGCCGTGCTTCGCCTCCCAGTCCTGCACGATCTTCGGCGTGATCTGCGGGCTCTTGCCGTTCGGAGCCTTGTCGAGGATGTCCCGGACGTCAATCACGACGGCCGGCCCGATCCACTGCGTGATCGGCATCTTCTCGCAGGTCATCTTTCCCATCGGGCCGGCGAACGGCATGCCGCTCCCCTCCGGCGGGATGAAGTGCGCCGGGCAGTCAAGCTGCGTGCCGGTGTGCTCGTCGATCACGTACCGCTGGCCGTAGTAGGGGAAGACGCTTTGCGCCAGGTTGTCGGTGTACGCCCCCTTGACCGGCTTGAACCAGTTGAAGGTCCACCGCTGAAACGGGGCGTGCGTCGGCCAGTGGGCCGGTAACTGCTCCGAGATGAGGACCGTCAGGTCAATCACCTCCGCGTCCCGAAATGCGGCGGCCAACCGCTCCGCGACATCCTGCGCTTCGGCCTGAGGCGGGCTGCTGAACGCCGCCCCCATCGCCACAATGGCGATCGTGAGCGCCACCGAGGACCGCACGAGGAGTCCACGCCACCCATGCCGCTTCATCGGCGCCCTCCTGTGAAATGTCACCGCACCCGTTGCGGTGAGTGCCGAACGTAAGGCACGGACCCCCATCCCTATTGCCTGGGGGCCCGCGGTTTCTTCGCGCGCGGGAGAACAATGGGCTTCGATGGAGACCTCGAGCCTCGGCAGGGATGGGGATCCCGTTCGCATCGGAGTCCGCGCGGAGAGTTGAGGGGCAGGGTCGTTGAAGGTCGCCGCCATCCTAGGGGCGAAGGGGAGCGTTGTCAAGTGATCCAGTCCCCGCGCCAGGGCGTCGGTAGCGAGGGGCAGGGCCCACCGCATCCTCCAGCGGTGCCGCTTGGCGAGGAATTGCTTTGACATACATCTCACCTCGCTCCTAGAATGAAATCACTTTCTACGATCCGAAAGTATGGCGACCGGGGGGAGTGGAGCCGGCGGTGCGGCGACAGCGGGGCGGCAACGCCAACGTGGTCTCCTCGGTGGTCCGGGCCCTCTCCCTCCTGGACGCACTGGCCGCTCAGGGCCGCGCGATCGGGATCGCCGAGCTCAGCAAGCGGGTGCGCCTGCACGTCAGCACGGTCCACCGCCTGCTGGCGACCCTGATCACCCGGGGGTACGTGAGGCAGGACCCGGAGACCGGCAAGTACGCCCTGGGCCTCAGGACCTTCGTCCTGGGGCAGGCGTACCTCGAGCACATGGACCTCAGACGGGCCGCCCAGCCCGCCCTGCAACGCCTGGCCCAGCGGACGGGGGAGACGGCGAACCTGGTGGCGATGGACCGGGAGGAAGCCGTCTACCTGGACAAGGCCGAGAGCACCCAGAGCGTCCGGTTCTTCTCCCGGATCGGGCACCGCGCCCCCCTCTACTGCACGGCCGTGGGGAAGGTGCTCGTGGCGGACCTGCCACCGGAGGAGCGGGAGGAGCTCCTGGGCCGCCTCACCCTCACCCCTCTCACCCGGAACACCATCACCGACCTCGGCGCCTTGCGCCAGGAGCTGGACCGGGTGGCGGCCCAGGGCTACGCGCTGGACCGGGAGGAGTGCGAGGAGGGGGCCTCCTGCCTGGCAGCCCCGCTGCGGGACCACACCGGTCGGGTGGTGGCGGCGCTGGGGATCTCCGCGCCCACGGTCCGCTTGACGGCGGCGAAACGGGAGCAGCTCATCCCCCTCCTCGTAGAGGAGGGGAGAGGCCTCTCGCAGGAGCTCGGCTACCAGGGGGCGGCGGCGGCCGCCCCGGCTGCCGCCCGCCGCTAGGGCCGAGCGGCCCGGCGAAGGGCGGCGGATGGAGGGGATCATGCGGGATTCGCTGCACGCCGCGATGCGGGTCGGCATCGTCCATTTTATGGCCTACCCCGAATGCCTGAAGGGGGAGGGACCGGTGGTGGAGACCGTCCGCCGGATCCTGGAGGATGAGTTTTTCGGGGCGATCGAGGTGACCCAGGTGAAGGACCCCGCTGCCCGGCAGACGGTCGCCCGGCTGTCTGCCCAGAGCCACGTCGAGGTGGGCTACGGGGCCCAGCCGGTCCTGCTCACGGAGAAGCTCAACCTGAACAGCCTCGATCCGGCCGAGCGGAAGCGGGGGGTGGAGCGGATGAAGGCCTGCGTGGACGAGGCTGCGGCGCTCGGGGCGACCGCCTTCGCGGTCCTGTCGGGGCCCAACGTCACGGCCCGGCGGGGGGAGGCGATGCAGCGCCTCACGGACTCTCTCCTGGAGATCGGGGATGCCTGCGCCGCCAAGGGCCTCCGGCTCCTCCTGGAGACCTTCGATTACGATATTGACAAGAAGTGCCTCATCGGTCCAAACCGGGACGGGGCAACCATCTCCCGCGCGGTCCGGAAGCGGCACAAGGAGTTCGGGCTCATGCTCGACCTCAGCCACCTCCCGCTCCAGCACGAGACCCCGAAGCAGGCCTTCGCCGCGGCGAAGGGGCAGATCGGCCACATCCACATCGGCAACTGCGTGCTCCAGGCCGGCCACCCGGCCTACGGGGACCAGCATCCCCGCTTCGGGCTGCCGGGCGGGGAGAACGACGTCCCCCAGCTCCTCGCCTTCCTGAAGGAATTGTTCGCCATCGGCTACCTGGGGAAGGGCAAGCGGCCGATCGTGGCCTTCGAGGTCAAGCCCCAGCCGGGGGAGTCCTCGGAGGCGGTCATCGCCGGGGCCAAGCGCACGCTGCTTGACGCCTGGGCCCGCCTCTAGGGCCCGAAAGCACGACCCCTGCCGCCCGGCGCGCGAGGGACAGCCTAGGGCCTCCGGCGCCTCTCGGCCCGGAGGCGCAGAAGCGCCCGGAGCCCCCGGAGGAGCGTGAGCGCGCCCCCGGGCATCACGGCGCCCTCGAAGGCGTCCAGCATCTCGGCCTCCGTCGCCCCAAGCGCCCGGGCGCGGCGCAGGTGCAGGATCAGGGAGCGCTCCTCGCCCCGGTAGGCGAGGACGGCGCTCGCCACCAGCTCCCGATACTTCAGGGGGAGCGCGTGGCTCATCCCGAGCGAGCGCCGGTAGAGCCCGTTGTAGGCCTCCATGAAGGCGGGGTCAAGCCGGCTGGCCAGCTCCCACTCCGGGTACGTGTAGCCGCGGTCGCGCCGGATCTGGGCCGCCAACGCTTTGGCCCGGCCCGGGCGCCGCCGCGCGGCGCGCTTCTTCCGGGTCGCCATGGCACCTCCTCGCGGTTGGAATCGGGGGGGGAACGCGCGAAGTCCTTCCTCTACCACGGCGGCCGGAGCGGGTCAAGCCGGCGAGGATTCCGTGGAGTCCCTCACGGGGAGCCCGAACACCCTCTACCAGAGCGCGCTCATCCTCCTGGATGAGGCCGCTGCCGCGTTGCGCCTGGACCCCGGCATCCATGAGCGTCTCCGCTACCCGAAGCGGGCGCTGATGGTATCCATCCCCACCCGGATGGATGACGGCCGCACCCGGGTCTTCCTCGGCTACCGCGTCCAGCACAACGTCACCCTTGGGCCCGGCAAGGGGGGCATCCGCTACCACCCCGACACCACGCTCGAGGAGGTCACCGCCCTCGCGATGCTCATGACCTGGAAGTGCGCCCTGATGGGCCTCCCCTACGGCGGGGCCAAGGGCGGCGTGCGGTGCGACCCCGAGACGATGTCGGCCGGCGAGCTGGAGCGGATGACCCGCCGCTACACGTCCGAGATCGTCCTGGCGATCGGCCCCGACCGGGACGTCCCGGCCCCCGACCTGTACACGAACGACCAGACCATGGCCTGGATCATGGACACCTACAGCATGCAGAAGGGGGGGACGGTACCCGGGGTGGTGACGGGGAAGCCGGTCCTCCTCGGCGGGACGCTGGGGCGACTCGAGGCGACGGGACGGGGGGTGGCGATCATGGCGGAGGAGGCGTGCCGGGCCACGGGCCGCCCCCTCGCCGGGGCGGCCGTGGCCGTGCAGGGGTTCGGGAACGTGGGCGGCGTGGCCGCCCGCCTCCTGCACGAGGCCGGCTGCCGCATCGTCGCGGTGAGCGACGTCCGGGGGGGGATCACCAGCGGGGCCGGGCTCGATGTTCCGCGCCTGCTGGAGCACGTCCGGGAGAACAAGTACGTGGAGAGGTTCCCGGGAGCGGAGCGGATCGCGAACGCGGAGCTGCTCACCTGCCCCTGCGACATCCTGATCCCCGCCGCCCTGCAGGGACAGATCACGCCTGCCAACGCGGAGCAGATCCGGGCCCGGATCATCGTGGAGGGCGCCAACGGTCCCACCCTCCCGGAGGCGGACGCGATGCTCGCGCGGCGCGGGATCTTCGTGGTCCCGGACATCTTGGCCAACGCCGGCGGGGTCACCGTCTCCTACTTCGAGTGGGTCCAGGACCTGCAGATGTACTTCTGGACGGAGGAGCAGATCACCCAGCGCCTCCGTTCCCTCATGACGGGGGCCTTCGCCGAGGTCCGGGGTCTCGCCACGGCCCGGGGCGTGGACCTGCGCCGCGCCGCCACCATGCTGGGGGTGCAGCGCGTGGCGGAGGCGAAGCGCCTCCGGGGCCTGTACCCATGAGCGGTCCGGGACCTTCCCCGCCGGCCCCGCTCGCCGCCGACCGCGCGACCTCGGCGCAGGCCGAGCGCCTGGTCGAGCAGGCCGAGTTCGGCGCCCGCCGCCTCACCGGTCTCCCCCTCTACTTCGCGGGCGGTCTCGCCCTCGCCTTCTCGGGATTCCAGCTCTACACGGCGGCCTTCGGGACCCTCCCGGGGGTCCTCCAGCGGGCAGTCCACCTGGCCTTCGCCCTCGCCCTCTGCTTCCTCTTTTACCCGGGCTCGAAGAAGGCCCGCCGCGCCTCTCCCCCGTGGAGCGACTACCTGCTGGCGGCCTGCGCGTCCTGGGTCGCCCTCTACGTGGTGGTCCACTACCGGGCCCTGGTCACCCGGGTCGGCGACCCCACGCCCCTGGACATCCTCACCGGCGCCGCCGCCATGGTGTTCATCCTGGAGGCCTCCCGGCGCGCCGTCGGCATCTTCCTCCCGGCGATCGCGAGCGCCTTCGTCCTGTATGCCTTTGTCGGCCCTTACCTCCCCGACCTCGTAGCCCACCGGGGCTACACTCTCCGGCGGGTAGTGGACCACCTCTACTTCACCACGGAAGGCGTTTTCGGCATTCCCCTCTGGGTCTCCGCGACGTTCGTCTTCGGGTTCGTCCTCTTCGGGGCCGTCCTGGAGCGGACGGGGGCCGGCGAGTACCTCATTCAGCTCGCCTTTTCCCTCTTCGGCCACACACGGGGCGGGCCGGCCAAGGCGGCCGTGGTGGCGAGCGCCTTCATGGGGACCATCTCCGGCTCCTCCATCGCGAATACCGCCACCGTCGGCAGCATGACGATCCCGCTCATGAAGCGAGTCGGGTTCAAGGCGGAGGTGGCGGGGGGGATCGAGACGGCAGCGGGCGGGAACGGCCAGATCATGCCCCCGGTGATGGGGGCCGCCGCCTTCGTCATGGCCGAGTGGCTGGGCATCCCCTACCTGGAGGTCGCGAAGGCCGCCGTGCTGCCCGCCGTCATTGACCAGTTGGCGCTGCTCGGCGCCGTGCACCTCTTGGCGCTCAAGGAGGGCATCAGCGGGCTGCCGAAGAGCGACCTTCCCCCGTTCTGGCGGACGTTCCTCCGGGGTCTTCACTTCCTCTTCCCCGTCGCGGTCCTCCTCTACTACCTGATCTGGCAGCGGTCCACCCCCCTCACCGCCGCCTTCATGGGGACGATGTCCGCCCTCGGGATCTTCGCCGCCTCGGGCCTCCTGCGGTCGCTCCAGGCAGCCCACGCCGGGTCGGGGGCGGGGGCGGAACTCGCCGACACGGCGCAGCGGCTGGTGACCGCGCTCTTCCTGGGGGCCAGGACGATGGCCGGCGTGGGGGCGACCTGCGCCTGCGCCGGGATCATCGTGGGGGTAGTGACGCTGACCGGCCTCGGTCTGAACATGGCGGACATCCTCCTCCGGCTCTCGGGAGGCTACCTGCTCCCGAGCCTCTTCCTCACCATGCTGGCCTGCCTGATCCTGGGAATGGGGGTCCCCACGACCGCCACGTACATCATCATGGCGACGATCACGGCGCCGGCCCTGCAGGCGGTGGCCCCCACCATCCCGATCATCGCCATCCACCTCTTCGTCTTCTACTTCGGGATCCTGGCTGACGACACGCCGCCCGTGGGCCTCGCCGCCTACGCCGCGGCCGGGATCGCCGGATCCGACCCGGTCCGGACCGGCTGGCAGGCCTTTAAGTTAGACATGCGGACGTTCCTTCTCCCCTTCATGTTCATCAACGCGCCCCAGATGCTCCTCATCAACACGACGGTGCTGGAGGCGGCCTGGATCTTCGTCACCGCCTCGGTGGGGATGTACGCGCTCGCGGCCGGGATGCAGGGCTACTTCCTGATCCCGGCACGCCTGACGGAGCGGGTGATCCTCTGCGTGTCGGCCGTGGGGCTGGTCTGGGCGGGGTGGGTGACGGACGTCCTCGGGATGCTCGGCGTGGCGGTCGTGGTCGTCCTGCAGCGCCGGCGGCAGCGAGCGGGAGAGGCGTGAGGCTCAGGAGGCGAGCAGCAGCCGCAGCGCCGGGAGGCGCTCCACCCGCACCCGCACGCGAGCCGGGGCGCCCGGCAGGGCGGCGAGGGGGACCTCGCGCCCCCGGAGGGAGAGCTGCATCCGGGCCACCGGGTGGACGAGAAGGGGCAGCTCCGTGAGGCGCACGCTCTCGGGCGACCGGAGCAGGCCGCCGGTGAGCCGGTAGGGCTCCCCGGGGCCGAGGCGCGGGAGGCCGGCGCCGAAGGCGGGCGCTACCGTCTCCTCCAGGGTGAGCGCGCCATCCGCGGCCACCCGGAAGCGGCCGGTCACCGGGACGCGGTCCACCGAGTGCATGTACTCGAGGGACACGGCCTCCCCGGCCTGTACGCGGGCGGCGTACAGCAGCTGCCCGCTCCCGGCCTCCCGGACGGTCAAAGCCCGGACCGGGACCAGGGTGAGGAGGAGGGCCGCCCCCGCGGCCAGGGGGGCGGCCCTCCGCACGATGCGGGCCACGCGCCCTCCTACGCGCCCTTCTCGCGGTAGAAGCGCTGCGCCCCCGGGTGCAGCGGGATCGGCATGCCTTCCCGCGCGCTCTTCAGGGTCAGGTTCTTGGCGGCGGCGTGGGCGCTGTGGAAGGTCTCCAGGTTCTCGAAGACGGCCT carries:
- a CDS encoding DUF1850 domain-containing protein → MARIVRRAAPLAAGAALLLTLVPVRALTVREAGSGQLLYAARVQAGEAVSLEYMHSVDRVPVTGRFRVAADGALTLEETVAPAFGAGLPRLGPGEPYRLTGGLLRSPESVRLTELPLLVHPVARMQLSLRGREVPLAALPGAPARVRVRVERLPALRLLLAS